One segment of Nostoc piscinale CENA21 DNA contains the following:
- a CDS encoding oxidoreductase produces MVKQTRVWFITGCSSGFGRALAETVLENGEIVVLTARNPQKLEDLAASFPEQTLALQLDVTKPEQVRESVKNAIAHFGRIDILVNNAGCEVAGILEEVSDEAIRRQFETNFFGVIDMLRVVIPYMRQQRSGHILNISSAACFMAGAGGGIYISSKLALEGISGCLANEVAHLGIKVTMVEPGAFSTDFFNKSHVLVETKIPEYQPIIKDMSQWIKDVKEQKTKLIGDPKKAALAMIKAVDSDVPPLRLALGSDAVETIDGALQFIKEGLDAWKEVSTSTDFDEVITDKMPVAAVN; encoded by the coding sequence TTGGCAGAAACAGTACTGGAAAATGGTGAAATAGTGGTGCTAACAGCACGGAATCCACAGAAGCTAGAAGATTTAGCCGCAAGTTTTCCAGAACAGACATTAGCATTGCAACTTGATGTTACAAAACCCGAACAAGTCAGAGAATCTGTCAAAAATGCGATCGCTCACTTTGGCAGAATTGATATACTCGTCAACAACGCTGGGTGTGAAGTTGCCGGCATCCTGGAAGAAGTTAGTGATGAAGCCATCAGACGGCAATTTGAGACCAATTTTTTTGGTGTTATAGATATGCTGCGAGTCGTCATACCTTATATGCGTCAGCAGCGTAGTGGACATATTCTCAATATCTCATCAGCAGCTTGTTTTATGGCTGGTGCAGGCGGGGGAATTTATATCAGCAGCAAGTTAGCTTTAGAAGGAATTTCTGGGTGTTTAGCGAATGAAGTTGCCCACTTGGGAATCAAAGTCACAATGGTTGAACCTGGCGCATTCAGCACAGACTTTTTCAACAAATCTCATGTCTTAGTTGAAACAAAAATCCCCGAATATCAACCAATTATTAAAGACATGAGCCAATGGATAAAAGATGTCAAAGAGCAGAAAACTAAATTAATTGGTGATCCCAAAAAAGCTGCTCTAGCAATGATTAAAGCAGTTGATAGCGATGTCCCACCACTCAGATTAGCTTTGGGAAGCGATGCAGTAGAAACCATTGATGGTGCATTGCAATTTATTAAAGAAGGGTTGGACGCTTGGAAAGAAGTATCCACAAGTACTGATTTTGATGAAGTAATAACAGATAAAATGCCAGTTGCTGCTGTTAATTAA